Proteins from a genomic interval of Mycoplasmopsis columboralis:
- the rplM gene encoding 50S ribosomal protein L13 has translation MRQTTIVNTQKADKKWYVVDAEGQVVGRLAAFVASVLRGKTKPTFTPHADMGDNVIVINAEKAILTAKKEQDKIYYSHSGFPGGLKSINAAKLRAKKPTALVEKAIYGMLPHTKLGNKQRRNVFIYAGSEHKHQAQNPERLEVR, from the coding sequence ATGAGACAAACAACAATTGTTAACACACAAAAAGCTGACAAAAAATGATACGTTGTTGACGCAGAAGGTCAAGTTGTAGGACGTTTAGCTGCTTTTGTTGCTTCAGTGCTTAGAGGAAAAACTAAACCAACATTTACACCACATGCAGACATGGGAGATAACGTTATTGTTATCAACGCTGAAAAAGCTATTTTAACAGCAAAAAAAGAACAAGATAAAATTTACTATTCACACTCAGGTTTCCCTGGTGGACTTAAAAGCATTAATGCTGCAAAACTTAGAGCTAAAAAACCAACCGCTTTAGTAGAAAAAGCTATTTACGGAATGCTTCCACACACAAAATTAGGAAACAAACAACGTCGTAATGTATTTATTTACGCTGGTTCAGAACACAAACATCAAGCTCAAAACCCAGAAAGATTAGAGGTTAGATAA
- the ftsY gene encoding signal recognition particle-docking protein FtsY produces the protein MGFFKNLVKKVFSKNDDQLSQKEQAIEQKITQEIEKSGKLEKYKTGLSNASNFGKQLLELQNRYNKIDEDFFEELEELLIMADINASLVYLIIEKIKREVKTNNIDDPKLIGEIVADQMFVIYTNNSVTNTNLNYQDGRLNVFVFVGVNGSGKTTSIAKMAYKFKQENKKVLIAAADTFRAGAVNQLDVWAQRIGVNIVKPDKEGADPASVVYKAMEKATNDKYDLLIVDTAGRLQNKVNLMNELNKMISIMQRFETSAPHESLLVLDATTGQNGLSQAKAFKEVANLSGIILTKMDGTSKGGIVLSIKDEYELNVKYIGLGEKLDDLQEFDLEMFIYQMTKDLINEQGN, from the coding sequence ATGGGATTTTTTAAAAATTTAGTAAAAAAAGTTTTTTCAAAAAATGATGATCAATTATCTCAAAAAGAGCAAGCTATTGAGCAAAAAATCACTCAAGAAATTGAAAAATCTGGAAAATTAGAAAAATATAAAACAGGATTATCTAACGCAAGCAATTTTGGAAAACAGTTGCTTGAACTCCAAAATCGTTACAACAAAATTGATGAAGATTTTTTTGAAGAACTAGAAGAATTGCTTATCATGGCTGACATTAACGCTTCGCTAGTATATTTAATTATTGAAAAAATTAAGCGCGAAGTTAAAACCAATAATATCGATGATCCAAAATTAATCGGAGAGATTGTTGCTGACCAAATGTTTGTTATTTACACTAACAACAGCGTAACTAATACTAATTTAAATTATCAAGATGGTCGTTTAAATGTGTTTGTATTTGTAGGTGTTAACGGAAGCGGAAAAACCACTTCAATTGCCAAAATGGCTTATAAATTCAAGCAAGAAAATAAAAAGGTCTTAATTGCTGCAGCTGATACCTTCAGAGCCGGAGCGGTTAATCAATTAGATGTATGAGCTCAAAGAATTGGAGTAAACATTGTTAAACCTGACAAAGAAGGAGCCGATCCAGCATCAGTGGTATATAAGGCAATGGAAAAAGCTACAAATGACAAATATGACCTTTTAATCGTGGATACTGCCGGAAGATTACAAAACAAAGTAAATTTAATGAACGAGCTTAACAAAATGATTTCAATCATGCAGCGCTTTGAAACTTCAGCTCCACATGAATCATTGCTTGTGCTTGACGCTACAACCGGACAAAACGGTCTAAGTCAAGCTAAAGCTTTTAAAGAAGTAGCTAACTTAAGTGGAATTATCTTAACTAAAATGGATGGAACTTCAAAAGGTGGAATTGTCTTATCAATTAAAGATGAGTATGAACTTAATGTCAAATATATTGGTTTGGGCGAGAAATTAGATGATCTGCAAGAATTTGATTTAGAAATGTTTATTTATCAAATGACTAAGGATTTAATAAATGAACAAGGAAACTAA
- the rpoB gene encoding DNA-directed RNA polymerase subunit beta — protein MSQTNYKVRQFGPKTMRRDYSVTKYSHPVDDILSTSKESFNLFIQKKIQEQLLEIYPIEAANKQVSLDYVKGSLRLELPYKKSTSESEEIKKCKAKGINFSVKVYATLKREITGTGEVNTDEVLIGEIPYMTSGGSFIINGSEKVIVSQLIRSPGAYFGLNVRNKQSDDLFNKVEVLPRIGSWIEISHKTTSNTLDTVKVKIDKNKNVNLGTFLGSFGITQDEVRKLFGKSDLLEETIRKDKFISNTELTKEEIIDACQEELFRGLRKGDRISEESKKSLLPGILFDKKRYNLSVTGRHMLNNKLSVVDRITHTYLAQDVKNKAGEVLYPKYTFVTINIAKEIAEGFKEGVLALETIPGIDVEHVYHKLITNNKTLAKRNKIVKIKVYPNKKWMTERENEPVLVIGNDPRSTEPHLLISDIVAVVNYYFNLIDGIGQDDDPDALTNKRIVSVGELLEGQLSVALAKLEKTTRERMGAKEPEKVTGKNVTNNKLVTNQMKTFFNLSKLSQFMDQINPLSEVSNKRRVTSLGPGGLNRDTAQFEVRDVHSTHYGRICPIETPEGPNIGLILNYATFAKVNDLGFLQTPYFRVKDGVVNYDEVVYLTAAEEIGYAFAQSSVKVDENNRIVSPSLTIRKDYNYIIGSPLEVDFIEVSSKQIVSVAAAAIPFLENDDANRALMGSNMQRQAVPLLQAEAPYVATGIEADIAKYSSYNLTAKNSGEVVFVDGSRIHVKNDKGVTDKYFLRNFERSNQGTLIQQKPIVEIGQMVEKGDLLVDGSSFKDGEMALGKNVLVGFTTWNGYNFEDAVIINERLVKDDVYTSIHIEEQTIQFRSSRAGEDQLTRDDIPNVSKYSIRHLDEQGIVRVGSEVVAGDVLVGRISPKGEDNPTQEEKLLMAILQQRPQNVKDTSLKVKNGHNGTVIHVEVLSRDKGDVLEDGIDKIVKVSIAQKRKIKVGDKMAGRHGNKGVISIVLPEEDMPYLEDGTPLDIMLNPQGVPSRMNIGQVLELHLGMAARKLGVKFVTPSFDGVKKKDIEDALVEAGLDRSGKQTLIDPITGRKFDKPISVGVMYMLKLNHMVDDKMHARSVGPYSLITQQPLGGKSQNGGQRFGEMETWAIESYGATNVLQEILTYKSDDISGRNALYSALVSDNKDIPNPGIPESFNVLSNELKGLGMKLELLQQDSDEEEEINQYLDGGGESYE, from the coding sequence ATGAGTCAAACAAACTACAAAGTTCGTCAGTTCGGGCCTAAGACAATGAGAAGAGATTATTCTGTTACAAAATACTCTCATCCTGTTGATGACATCCTTTCAACAAGTAAAGAAAGTTTTAATTTGTTTATTCAAAAGAAAATTCAAGAACAACTTCTTGAAATTTATCCAATTGAAGCTGCAAATAAACAAGTTTCTCTTGACTATGTTAAAGGTAGCTTACGTTTAGAATTGCCTTACAAAAAATCTACATCAGAAAGTGAAGAGATTAAAAAATGTAAAGCTAAAGGAATTAACTTTTCAGTTAAAGTGTATGCAACTTTAAAAAGAGAAATCACCGGAACTGGAGAGGTTAATACCGATGAAGTTTTAATTGGGGAAATTCCTTACATGACTTCAGGGGGAAGTTTCATCATTAACGGAAGTGAGAAGGTTATTGTTTCTCAACTTATTCGTTCACCTGGAGCTTACTTTGGATTGAATGTTAGAAATAAACAATCTGATGACTTATTCAACAAAGTAGAAGTTCTGCCAAGAATTGGTTCTTGAATTGAAATTTCACACAAAACAACTTCAAATACACTTGATACCGTTAAAGTAAAAATTGACAAAAACAAAAATGTCAATCTTGGAACTTTCCTTGGTTCATTTGGTATCACCCAAGATGAAGTTAGAAAACTATTTGGAAAAAGTGATCTTTTAGAAGAAACCATCAGAAAAGATAAATTTATTTCAAATACCGAATTAACAAAAGAAGAAATTATTGACGCTTGTCAAGAAGAACTTTTTAGAGGATTAAGAAAAGGAGATCGTATTTCTGAAGAATCTAAAAAGAGCCTTTTACCAGGAATTCTTTTTGATAAAAAACGTTACAATCTTTCAGTAACAGGTAGACATATGTTAAACAACAAACTTTCTGTTGTTGATCGTATTACTCACACTTACCTAGCTCAAGATGTTAAAAATAAAGCAGGAGAAGTGCTTTATCCAAAATATACATTTGTAACAATCAACATTGCCAAAGAAATTGCTGAAGGCTTTAAAGAAGGTGTTTTAGCTCTTGAAACTATTCCTGGAATTGATGTTGAACATGTATATCACAAACTAATTACAAATAACAAGACACTTGCAAAAAGAAACAAAATTGTTAAAATCAAAGTCTATCCAAATAAAAAATGAATGACTGAAAGAGAAAATGAGCCTGTACTTGTAATAGGTAATGATCCTAGATCTACAGAACCTCATTTACTTATTTCTGACATTGTTGCTGTTGTGAATTACTACTTCAATTTAATTGATGGAATTGGACAAGATGATGATCCTGATGCATTAACTAACAAAAGAATTGTTAGTGTTGGAGAATTACTTGAAGGACAATTGTCTGTTGCGTTAGCAAAACTAGAAAAAACAACTCGTGAAAGAATGGGAGCTAAAGAACCTGAAAAAGTAACTGGTAAAAATGTTACAAATAACAAATTGGTTACCAACCAAATGAAAACATTCTTTAACCTTTCAAAACTTTCACAATTTATGGATCAAATTAACCCTCTTTCAGAGGTTTCAAATAAACGTAGAGTTACTTCTTTAGGACCTGGTGGTCTTAACCGTGATACAGCTCAATTTGAAGTTCGTGACGTTCACTCAACTCACTATGGTAGAATTTGCCCTATCGAAACTCCTGAAGGACCAAACATCGGACTTATTCTTAACTACGCAACTTTTGCAAAAGTTAATGACTTAGGATTTTTACAAACTCCTTATTTTAGAGTAAAAGATGGAGTTGTTAATTATGATGAAGTTGTGTACTTAACAGCTGCTGAAGAAATTGGATATGCTTTTGCTCAATCATCAGTTAAAGTTGATGAAAACAATCGCATCGTGTCTCCAAGTTTAACAATTAGAAAAGATTACAACTACATCATTGGTTCACCATTGGAAGTAGACTTTATTGAGGTTTCTTCAAAACAAATTGTTTCAGTTGCTGCAGCTGCTATTCCTTTCCTTGAAAACGATGATGCCAACCGTGCTCTTATGGGTTCAAACATGCAACGTCAAGCTGTTCCTCTTTTACAAGCTGAAGCACCTTACGTTGCAACAGGAATTGAAGCTGATATTGCTAAATATTCTTCATACAACTTAACCGCCAAAAACTCTGGAGAAGTTGTTTTTGTAGATGGTTCAAGAATTCATGTTAAAAATGATAAAGGAGTTACCGACAAGTATTTCCTTAGAAACTTTGAACGTTCAAATCAAGGAACCTTAATTCAACAAAAACCTATTGTCGAAATAGGTCAAATGGTAGAAAAAGGAGATCTTTTAGTTGATGGTTCAAGTTTCAAAGACGGAGAAATGGCTCTTGGTAAAAACGTTTTAGTTGGATTTACAACATGAAACGGTTACAACTTTGAGGATGCTGTAATTATTAACGAAAGATTAGTTAAAGATGATGTTTATACATCAATTCATATTGAAGAACAAACTATTCAATTTAGATCATCGCGTGCTGGTGAGGATCAATTAACTAGAGATGATATTCCAAACGTTTCAAAATATTCAATTAGACACTTAGATGAACAAGGTATTGTTCGTGTAGGTTCAGAAGTTGTAGCTGGCGATGTTCTTGTTGGTAGAATTTCTCCAAAAGGTGAAGATAATCCTACCCAAGAAGAAAAATTGCTTATGGCAATTCTTCAACAACGTCCTCAAAATGTTAAAGATACTTCATTGAAAGTTAAAAATGGTCACAATGGTACCGTAATCCACGTTGAAGTTCTTTCTCGTGATAAAGGCGATGTTTTAGAGGATGGAATTGATAAAATCGTTAAAGTTTCAATTGCTCAAAAACGTAAAATCAAAGTCGGAGATAAAATGGCTGGTCGTCATGGAAACAAAGGGGTTATCTCTATTGTTCTTCCGGAAGAAGATATGCCATATCTTGAAGATGGTACACCTCTTGACATTATGCTTAACCCTCAAGGGGTTCCTTCACGTATGAACATCGGACAAGTTCTTGAGCTTCACTTAGGAATGGCTGCAAGAAAACTTGGGGTTAAATTCGTTACTCCTTCATTTGATGGAGTTAAAAAGAAAGATATTGAAGATGCACTAGTTGAAGCTGGATTAGACAGAAGTGGAAAACAAACCTTAATTGACCCAATTACAGGTAGAAAATTTGACAAACCAATTTCTGTTGGAGTTATGTATATGCTTAAACTTAACCACATGGTTGATGACAAAATGCACGCTCGTAGTGTTGGCCCATATTCTCTTATTACCCAACAACCTCTTGGAGGAAAAAGTCAAAACGGGGGTCAAAGATTTGGGGAAATGGAAACTTGAGCTATCGAATCTTATGGAGCAACCAATGTTCTTCAAGAAATTCTTACATATAAATCAGATGATATTTCAGGAAGAAATGCCCTTTATAGCGCGTTAGTTTCTGATAATAAAGACATTCCAAATCCTGGAATTCCTGAATCATTTAATGTTTTAAGTAACGAGCTTAAAGGTTTAGGAATGAAATTAGAATTATTACAACAAGATAGTGATGAAGAAGAAGAAATTAATCAATATCTAGATGGCGGAGGAGAAAGTTATGAGTAA
- a CDS encoding DNA-directed RNA polymerase subunit beta', translating to MSNFTDKKTDNLLNKITLSLATNEDVLNWSHGEVTKPETINYKSYKPEKDGLFDELIFGPTTDYKCPVCSTKYKKSDENTICTKTPACEKYQPRILPKITRRTRMGHIKLHNPVVHFWFFKIDHSIIAKLLGLRVADSNTPVSKSDLENLIYYKSHIVLESGSLKSLKKNTIININEAANIYEEALMEMLENYPKDSEEYEDIYNALTELREYASSKMGKDYGIDFYEYNDIIHEFSDAKIGTGSQAIEYLLKNIDLEREAELVQAKIDEINASENISSTNLQDRSKLYKRLTIINSFIKSGQKPTNMLIYNLPVIPADLRPLVQLDGGRHSTSDVNELYRRIIIRNNRLAKWNESDAPMLIKQNEYRMIQEAVDALIDNARKKPSPVSSKDGHPLKSISDALTGKKGRFRQNLLGKRVDYSGRSVIVVGPTLKMYEVGIPRDMAAKLFEPWIIKEIINSEESVKNVKAAKKLVESLNPSIWPYVERAIEGRPVLLNRAPTLHRLSIQGFQPVLIRGKAIKLHPLVTTAFNADFDGDQMAVHVPISEQAVREVKELMLASKNILGPRDGEPIINPSQDMILGLYYLTLEKAQAKGEGNFYATFNDMLNAYENGYITLHTRVVLPIEAVDKLSVLNSTNRPYITSTVGKFILNRAFPSDFEFVFGKRVTVISSNVNGEVKVKESESIHTSENALDEYTFEYGTNFREAIATLPVNNALVKKDIAKIIRRVYEKYVAVVTIEDIAGILDSLKESNYKNKFEECASLKDYKNEEISTSHASLINKFIQEEFENIKFKYFRKSENIDDELNLSHYTELLENVWFRYSNYVASILDNIKDLGFKYSTISGTTISMNDITTLPTTKDKIKEGEEYVEQLKNYFAHGYLTDDERYNLTIQKWSQVKESIEKDLKEVTKSDLDNPLFMMFTSGARGNASNFTQLAGMRGLMNNNAKVLKADAENDRVVRSTVEIPVKSSFLDGLTAYEFYSSTHGARKGLTDTALNTAKSGYLTRRLVDVAQGIVVREEDCGSDFGFVVKDIKDTKTDTVIESLIERIEGRFTNRPIFDNNGEMIVDSNSLITPELANKIVNEYGKTEVEIRSVLSCHTRNGVCKRCYGKDLATNRIVNIGEAVGVVAAQSIGEPGTQLTMRTFHTGGVAGVADITGGFGRLIELIDAYDLPWGRPAVISKVYGKVKSIKPAKDSQGKDSDTLLVEVETKNQQGMPEPVHHAVKVSQKLRVKVGDLVTPGQKLVEGPIIINDLLEKADTRAVQNYLLKEVQRLYRLQGIAIADKYIEIIIRQMLSKIIITDPGDSDFFTGSLVDRFIYQRENGRLIAQGKRPAFGEVKIKGAKQTPLLSDSFLAAASYQETAKILVNSSISNRVDYLQGLKENIILGYKIPAGTNSNYDPKSKYDIRDPKSYFTNKSAAQEIPTERIVYDIDNLFDNVSLDEVELYEDHSMNDSFDDEYDNE from the coding sequence ATGAGTAATTTTACAGACAAAAAAACTGATAATTTACTAAACAAAATCACTCTTTCACTGGCTACAAATGAAGATGTGTTAAATTGATCACACGGTGAGGTTACCAAACCTGAAACAATTAACTATAAATCATATAAACCAGAAAAAGACGGACTTTTTGATGAATTAATTTTTGGTCCAACCACTGATTATAAATGTCCGGTGTGTTCAACCAAATACAAAAAAAGTGATGAAAACACAATTTGTACAAAAACTCCAGCTTGTGAAAAATATCAACCAAGAATTCTTCCAAAAATTACTAGAAGAACTAGAATGGGACATATTAAACTTCACAATCCAGTTGTACACTTCTGATTTTTCAAAATTGACCACTCAATTATTGCTAAACTTTTAGGACTTAGAGTTGCAGATTCAAACACTCCAGTTTCAAAATCAGATTTAGAAAACCTTATCTACTACAAATCTCACATTGTTTTGGAAAGTGGTAGTTTAAAATCACTTAAGAAAAATACCATTATTAACATTAACGAAGCTGCAAACATTTATGAAGAAGCGTTAATGGAAATGCTTGAAAATTACCCAAAAGATTCTGAAGAATATGAAGATATTTATAATGCTTTAACCGAACTTAGAGAATATGCATCTTCAAAAATGGGAAAAGATTATGGAATTGATTTTTACGAATACAATGACATAATTCACGAATTTTCAGATGCAAAAATCGGAACTGGGTCTCAAGCAATTGAATACTTACTTAAAAATATTGATCTTGAGCGTGAAGCTGAACTTGTTCAAGCTAAAATCGACGAAATTAATGCTTCAGAAAACATCTCTTCAACCAACTTGCAAGATCGTTCAAAACTTTACAAAAGACTTACTATTATTAATTCATTTATTAAATCAGGTCAAAAACCAACCAACATGTTGATTTACAATCTTCCAGTTATTCCAGCGGACTTACGTCCACTTGTACAACTAGATGGTGGAAGACATTCAACCAGTGATGTTAACGAACTTTACCGTCGTATCATCATTAGAAATAACCGTTTAGCTAAATGAAATGAATCTGATGCTCCTATGCTTATTAAGCAAAATGAGTATCGTATGATTCAAGAAGCTGTCGATGCTTTAATTGATAACGCCAGAAAAAAACCATCTCCGGTATCATCAAAAGATGGGCACCCACTTAAATCCATTTCTGATGCTTTAACCGGGAAAAAAGGTCGTTTCCGTCAAAACCTTTTAGGGAAACGTGTTGATTACTCAGGACGTAGCGTTATTGTTGTTGGACCTACTTTAAAAATGTATGAGGTAGGGATTCCTAGAGACATGGCTGCTAAATTGTTTGAACCATGAATTATTAAAGAAATTATTAATTCTGAAGAAAGTGTTAAAAACGTTAAAGCAGCTAAAAAATTAGTTGAATCATTAAACCCTTCAATTTGACCATATGTTGAAAGAGCAATCGAAGGGCGTCCTGTACTTTTAAACCGTGCTCCTACATTGCACCGTCTTTCAATTCAAGGGTTCCAACCAGTTTTAATTAGAGGTAAAGCTATTAAATTACACCCTCTTGTAACAACTGCGTTTAACGCCGATTTTGACGGGGACCAAATGGCTGTGCACGTTCCAATTTCAGAACAAGCAGTAAGAGAAGTTAAAGAATTGATGTTGGCTTCTAAAAACATTCTTGGACCTCGTGATGGTGAACCTATCATCAACCCTTCTCAAGATATGATTTTAGGTCTTTACTACCTTACATTAGAAAAAGCGCAAGCTAAGGGTGAAGGTAATTTCTATGCAACATTTAATGATATGCTTAATGCTTATGAAAATGGATACATCACTCTTCACACAAGAGTAGTGCTTCCAATTGAAGCTGTAGATAAATTATCTGTACTCAATTCAACTAATCGTCCATACATTACTTCAACTGTTGGTAAATTTATTTTAAATAGAGCTTTCCCAAGTGATTTTGAATTTGTTTTTGGTAAAAGAGTAACTGTAATATCAAGCAATGTTAATGGCGAAGTAAAAGTTAAAGAATCAGAATCAATTCACACTTCAGAAAATGCTTTAGACGAATATACATTTGAATATGGAACAAACTTTAGAGAAGCAATTGCTACTCTTCCAGTTAATAATGCATTAGTTAAAAAAGATATTGCTAAAATTATTCGTCGTGTATATGAAAAATATGTTGCTGTTGTTACAATTGAAGACATCGCTGGAATTTTAGATTCTCTTAAAGAAAGTAATTACAAAAATAAATTTGAAGAATGTGCTTCATTAAAAGATTATAAAAATGAAGAAATTTCAACTTCACACGCATCATTAATTAATAAATTTATTCAGGAAGAATTTGAAAACATTAAATTCAAATACTTTAGAAAATCAGAAAACATTGATGATGAATTAAATCTTTCACACTACACTGAATTACTTGAAAATGTATGATTTAGATATTCAAATTATGTTGCTTCTATTTTAGATAACATCAAAGATTTAGGATTTAAATATTCAACAATTTCAGGAACAACCATCTCAATGAATGACATTACTACTTTACCAACTACAAAGGATAAAATTAAAGAGGGTGAAGAGTATGTTGAACAACTTAAAAACTACTTTGCTCATGGTTATTTAACTGACGATGAACGTTATAACTTAACTATTCAAAAATGATCACAAGTTAAAGAATCAATTGAAAAAGATCTTAAAGAAGTAACTAAATCAGATTTAGATAACCCATTATTTATGATGTTTACTTCAGGGGCTCGTGGAAACGCATCTAACTTTACTCAGCTTGCTGGTATGCGTGGATTGATGAATAACAACGCCAAAGTTCTTAAAGCCGATGCTGAAAACGACCGTGTTGTTCGTTCAACTGTTGAAATTCCAGTTAAATCATCATTCCTTGATGGGCTTACTGCTTATGAGTTCTATTCTTCAACTCACGGGGCTCGTAAGGGACTTACCGATACTGCGCTTAACACCGCAAAATCAGGATATTTAACTCGTAGATTAGTTGATGTGGCTCAAGGAATTGTTGTTCGTGAAGAAGATTGTGGTAGTGACTTTGGTTTTGTAGTTAAAGATATCAAAGATACTAAAACCGATACAGTTATTGAATCATTAATTGAAAGAATTGAAGGTAGATTTACTAACCGTCCAATTTTTGATAACAACGGAGAAATGATTGTTGATTCTAATTCTTTAATTACTCCAGAATTAGCAAATAAAATTGTTAATGAATACGGTAAAACTGAAGTTGAAATTCGTTCAGTGTTATCTTGTCACACACGTAATGGAGTATGTAAGCGTTGCTACGGTAAAGATTTAGCAACCAACAGAATCGTTAATATTGGTGAAGCTGTTGGAGTTGTTGCTGCTCAATCAATCGGGGAACCTGGAACACAACTTACCATGCGTACCTTCCACACCGGAGGGGTAGCTGGGGTAGCCGATATTACTGGTGGATTTGGTCGTTTAATTGAGCTTATTGATGCTTACGATCTTCCATGAGGTAGACCTGCGGTTATTTCAAAAGTTTATGGAAAGGTTAAATCAATTAAACCAGCCAAAGATTCTCAAGGAAAAGATTCAGATACTTTACTTGTAGAAGTGGAAACTAAAAACCAACAAGGAATGCCTGAACCAGTGCATCATGCCGTTAAAGTTTCTCAAAAACTAAGAGTTAAAGTTGGTGATTTGGTAACACCAGGACAAAAACTTGTTGAAGGTCCTATTATTATTAACGACCTTCTTGAAAAAGCTGATACTAGAGCTGTCCAAAATTATTTACTTAAAGAAGTTCAAAGATTGTATCGTCTTCAAGGGATTGCAATTGCAGATAAATACATTGAAATCATTATTCGTCAAATGCTTTCAAAAATTATTATTACCGATCCAGGAGATTCAGATTTCTTCACCGGAAGTTTAGTTGATAGATTTATCTATCAAAGAGAAAATGGACGTTTAATTGCTCAAGGTAAACGTCCAGCATTTGGAGAAGTAAAAATCAAAGGAGCAAAACAAACTCCTCTTCTTAGTGATTCGTTCTTAGCTGCTGCATCATACCAAGAGACAGCTAAAATTCTAGTTAACTCATCAATTTCAAATCGTGTTGATTATCTTCAAGGACTTAAAGAAAATATCATTTTAGGATACAAAATTCCTGCTGGAACAAATTCAAATTACGATCCAAAAAGCAAATACGATATTCGTGATCCTAAATCATATTTCACCAATAAATCTGCTGCTCAAGAAATTCCAACAGAAAGAATTGTCTACGATATTGACAACTTATTTGACAATGTTAGTTTAGACGAAGTTGAGCTTTATGAAGACCATTCAATGAATGATTCATTTGATGATGAATATGACAATGAATAA
- the rpsI gene encoding 30S ribosomal protein S9, translating into MAKEQVKYRGLGRRKSSVARVIIKPGKGDFVINGRGAKDYLTSDIYLQDANQPFVLTETMGQFDVSVKVAGGGLSGQAGAIRLGIARALLEASADYRSVLKQAGMLTRDARAKERKKPGLRKARRSRQFSKR; encoded by the coding sequence ATGGCTAAAGAACAAGTTAAATACCGTGGATTAGGAAGAAGAAAATCTTCAGTTGCTCGTGTTATTATTAAACCTGGAAAAGGTGATTTTGTAATTAACGGTAGAGGAGCAAAAGATTACTTAACTTCAGATATTTACCTTCAAGATGCAAATCAACCATTTGTTTTAACTGAAACAATGGGACAATTTGATGTTTCTGTTAAAGTTGCTGGTGGTGGTCTTAGTGGTCAAGCTGGAGCTATTAGACTTGGAATTGCTCGTGCTTTATTAGAAGCTAGTGCGGACTATCGTTCAGTTCTTAAACAAGCTGGAATGCTTACAAGAGATGCCCGTGCTAAAGAACGTAAAAAACCTGGTCTTAGAAAAGCACGTCGTTCAAGACAATTCTCAAAACGTTAA
- a CDS encoding RNA polymerase sigma factor encodes MNKETKKSLNNIQKYTLLYEKYGFMLTKVQQQAFELYVYKDLSYAEVAQILATTRTSVYDAVDKAFKKLDKINNQKNLSK; translated from the coding sequence ATGAACAAGGAAACTAAAAAATCATTAAACAATATTCAAAAATATACTTTGTTATATGAAAAATATGGTTTTATGCTCACTAAAGTTCAACAACAAGCATTTGAACTGTATGTTTATAAAGACTTATCTTATGCGGAAGTGGCTCAAATTTTAGCTACCACTCGCACAAGTGTGTATGATGCTGTTGATAAAGCTTTTAAGAAATTAGATAAAATCAACAACCAAAAGAATTTAAGCAAATAA